A window from Dromaius novaehollandiae isolate bDroNov1 chromosome 1, bDroNov1.hap1, whole genome shotgun sequence encodes these proteins:
- the XRCC6 gene encoding X-ray repair cross-complementing protein 6, whose product MSDWVSYYRSEGAAEEEEEDEQEQGAEAFVDHKYAGRDSLIFLVDASKAMFESYEDEEEFTPFDMTMQCIRNVYTSKIISSDRDLLSVVFYGTEKNKNSADFKHVYVLQELDNPGAKRILELDKYRGDQGQILFRETFGHNTGYSLGEALWACSNLFSDVRVRMSHKRIMLFTNEDNPHANDSAKAKLARTRAGDLRDTGIILDLMHLKKPGGFDISLFYRDIINIAEDEELGIQPHESGKLEHLMKKVRAKETKKRALVRLNLYLSKDLSLTVGVYSLLQKAYKPYPVKLYRETNEPVKTKTRMFNGKTGSLLLPCDTKRAQMYGNRQIVLEKEETEEIKRFDSPGLVLIGFKPLSMLKQHHYIRPSQFIYPEEVLVKGSTTLFNALLMKCLEREVLALCRYTPRRNTPPRFVALVPQEEELDEQKVQIAPPGFHLIFLPYADDKRKVDFTEKVPANREQVDKMKEIIQKLRFKYRTDSFENPVLQQHFRNLEALALDMMEPEQAKDLTMPKAEEMSRRLGNLVEEFKQLVYPPDYDPDRRAVKRKQGDGDGQTEKKPKTEISRDELRSHVQKGTLGKLTVPVLKDACRLCGLRGGGKKQELMDALTEYFKDH is encoded by the exons ATGTCGGACTGGGTGTCCTACTACCGGAGCGAgggggcggcggaggaggaggaggaggacgagcaGGAACAGGGGGCTGAGGCGTTCG TGGACCACAAATACGCGGGTCGGGACAGCTTGATTTTCTTAGTTGATGCTTCCAAGGCCATGTTTGAGTCGTACGAGGATGAGGAAGAATTCACTCCCTTTGACATGACCATGCAG TGCATCCGGAATGTGTATACCAGCAAAATTATTAGTAGTGATAGGGACCTGCTAAGTGTTGTGTTCTATGGCACAGAAAAGAACAAGAATTCTGCAGACTTCAAGCATGTTTATGTTCTTCAGGAGTTGGACAATCCAG GTGCTAAGCGTATTCTAGAACTGGACAAATACAGAGGAGACCAAGGACAAATACTTTTCCGGGAGACCTTTGGCCACAATACCGGCTATTCACTGGGTGAAGCACTCTGGGCCTGCTCTAATCTCTTCAGCGATGTTCGAGTGAGAATGAGCCACAAAAGGATTATGCTGTTCACCAATGAGGATAACCCTCATGCCAATGACAGTGCTAAAGCCAAGCTGGCTAGGACCAGAGCTGGTGATCTTAGAGACACAG GTATCATCCTGGACTTGATGCACTTGAAGAAGCCTGGAGGATTTGATATCTCCTTGTTCTACAGGGACATCATTAACATAGCAGAGGATGAGGAGCTTGGGATCCAACCTCATGAATCAGGGAAGCTGGAACATCTCATGAAGAAAGTACGAGCAAAGGAGACAAAGAAACGGGCTTTAGTCAG GTTAAATCTGTATCTGAGCAAAGATCTGTCTCTTACTGTTGGTGTGTACAGCCTCCTTCAAAAAGCTTATAAACCATATCCAGTGAAGCTTTACCGGGAAACCAATGAGCCAGTTAAAACAAAGACAAGAATGTTTAATGGGAAAACAGGCAGCTTGCTTCTGCCTTGTGATACAAAAAGGGCTCAG ATGTATGGAAACCGTCAGATTGTGctggagaaagaggaaacagaagaaataaaacgGTTTGATTCACCAGGCTTGGTTCTGATTGGCTTCAAACCGCTTTCAATGCTAAAGCAGCATCACTATATCAGGCCTTCCCAGTTCATCTATCCTGAGGAGGTCCTAGTAAAGG GGAGTACAACGCTTTTTAATGCCTTATTGATGAAGTGCTTGGAGAGAGAAGTGTTGGCACTGTGCAGATACACTCCCCGCCGGAACACTCCCCCTCGCTTTGTGGCACTGGTTCCCCAGGAGGAAGAGCTGGATGAACAAAAAGTGCAGATAGCCCCTCCAG GTTTCCATCTCATTTTCCTGCCATATGCAGATGACAAACGGAAAGTTGATTTTACAGAAAAGGTGCCAGCCAATCGAGAACAGGTGGACAAAATGAAGGAAATCATTCAAAAACTCAGGTTCAAATACAG GACTGACAGCTTTGAGAATCCAGTTTTGCAGCAGCACTTCCGGAATCTGGAGGCTTTGGCACTGGATATGATGGAACCGGAACAAGCTAAGGATTTGACAA TGCCAAAGGCTGAGGAGATGAGCCGCAGGCTGGGCAACCTGGTGGAAGAGTTTAAGCAGCTGGTTTATCCTCCTGACTATGATCCTGATAGGAGGGCTGTAAAGCGAAAACAAG GTGATGGTGATGGTCAAACTGAGAAAAAACCCAAGACAGAAATCTCAAGAGATGAGCTGAGGAGCCATGTGCAGAAGGGCACTCTAGGCAAGCTCACGGTACCTGTTCTGAAGGATGCATGCAGGCTTTGTGGGCTCAGGGGTGGTGGGAAGAAACAGGAGCTCATGGATGCattaactgaatattttaaggACCACTAA
- the DESI1 gene encoding desumoylating isopeptidase 1, whose amino-acid sequence MRKGSVAPSVPSVTSQLVSQRGWDRTGSGAVAAPPSPPSPSGAGPAAGVPPCAAPMEEPLVLHPVKLYVYDLSKGMARRLSPLMLGKQLDGIWHTSIIVHKDEFFYGSEGISSCAPGGTLLGPPDSVVDLGNTEVTEEIFLEYLSSLGESMFRGESYNLFEHNCNTFSNEVAQFLTGRKIPSYITDLPAEVLATPFGQALRPLLDSIQIQPPGGNTFSRHNGQS is encoded by the exons ATGCGCAAAGGCAGCGTCGCCCCTTCCGTTCCGTCTGTCACCTCACAGTTGGTGTCGCAGCGGGGTTGGGACCGGACCGGGAGCGGGGCCGTGGCCgcgcctccctctcccccttccccttccggtgcgggcccggccgcgggcgtCCCGCCGTGCGCGGCCCCCATGGAGGAGCCGCTGGTGCTGCACCCGGTGAAGCTCTACGTGTACGACCTGTCCAAGGGCATGGCGCGGCGCCTCAGCCCCCTCATGCTGG GGAAACAGCTGGATGGTATCTG GCACACCTCCATTATAGTCCATAAGGATGAGTTCTTCTATGGCAGTGAGGGAATCTCCAGCTGTGCCCCT GGGGGAACACTGCTTGGCCCCCCAGACTCAGTTGTTGACCTGGGGAACACTGAAGTCACAGAGGAGATTTTCCTGGAATATCTTTCCTCGTTGGGAGAATCTATGTTCCG AGGAGAGTCTTACAACCTCTTTGAACATAACTGCAACACCTTCAGTAATGAAGTGGCACAGTTCCTGACAGGAAGAAAGATCCCTTCCTACATCACTGACCTTCCAGCTGAAGTGCTTGCCAC ACCTTTCGGACAAGCTTTAAGGCCCCTCCTGGACTCCATCCAGATCCAGCCACCAGGTGGAAATACCTTCAGCAGACATAATGGACAGAGCTAA